Proteins from one Hoplias malabaricus isolate fHopMal1 chromosome 2, fHopMal1.hap1, whole genome shotgun sequence genomic window:
- the mzt1 gene encoding mitotic-spindle organizing protein 1, with protein sequence MASAANTNMNAVRETMDVLLEISRLLNTGLDMESLSICVRLCEQGINPEALSSVIKELRRASDSLKVSVTQLQGPGVAGSSPTPGDCM encoded by the exons ATGGCCAGCGCAGCGAATACGAACATGAACGCCGTGCGGGAAACGATGGACG TTCTACTAGAGATTTCAAGGCTTCTGAACACAGGACTGGATATGGAGTCCTTATCCATATGTGTTCGTCTGTGTGAACAGGGAATAAATCCTGAAGCCCTCTCATCAGTCATTAAGGAGTTACGCAGAGCTTCAGACTCACTTAAG gtttctgtcacacagctccagggtcctggggttgctggttcaagccccactccgggtgactgtatgtga